A genomic stretch from Sulfurimonas sediminis includes:
- the recJ gene encoding single-stranded-DNA-specific exonuclease RecJ encodes MLSNIPHLNKSDLFALLAQRFDKEDKKLSQIPNPQLLHDADKAAKKIAQAIRANKRITLVGDYDVDGVSSTAIVVEFFKQIPYPLEAIIPNRFTDGYGVNPTVLQRVDADLVITVDNGISAIEAADICKQRGIDLIITDHHTPGDVLPDAYAIVDPKLPACNYPFKEICGAQVAWLLLGLVKKELALSIDMKQFLDILAIAIIADIMPLVNINRTLVKEGLRLLMHSNRPASVIIRDFLNKSNITSEDIAFNIAPRINSAGRLEDASIALDFYTAPDTHTAYKQFELLGQLNTLRKETEAQTTQEALNAVNKNDRIIVVAGENWHEGVVGIVAARLVDKFGSPAIVLSIKDEEAKGSARSIGDVNIYELIKENEHLLTKFGGHKMAAGLGLHVKDTAAFREALNRSAQNIPDDDFIPKEQISGILNSEDIDTELLTLLEQFEPYGEANLRPTFLIKDAEVVSIKLMGADKSHSRIEVRQFPHQRETIELIAFRRVYEMPENKKITCSYSVTKNEFNGRVSAQLLVNKIF; translated from the coding sequence ATGCTGAGTAATATACCCCACTTAAATAAATCAGACCTTTTTGCTCTGCTTGCACAAAGGTTTGACAAAGAAGACAAAAAGCTTTCCCAAATTCCAAATCCACAATTGCTTCATGATGCAGATAAAGCCGCAAAAAAAATTGCACAAGCCATACGTGCTAACAAACGTATAACGTTAGTAGGTGATTATGATGTAGACGGTGTCAGCTCTACTGCTATAGTCGTTGAATTTTTTAAACAAATCCCTTATCCTCTTGAAGCTATCATTCCCAATCGTTTTACTGATGGTTACGGTGTAAATCCTACTGTTTTGCAAAGAGTGGATGCTGACTTGGTAATAACTGTCGATAACGGAATATCTGCAATAGAAGCAGCCGATATATGCAAACAACGCGGCATAGACCTCATTATTACCGATCATCACACTCCTGGCGATGTTTTGCCGGATGCCTATGCTATCGTTGATCCAAAGCTCCCTGCATGTAACTATCCTTTTAAAGAGATATGTGGCGCACAGGTTGCCTGGCTTTTACTTGGACTTGTGAAAAAAGAGCTTGCACTCAGTATAGATATGAAGCAGTTTTTAGATATTTTGGCGATTGCAATTATTGCGGACATTATGCCTCTTGTCAACATCAACAGAACACTTGTCAAAGAAGGGCTTAGACTCCTTATGCACTCTAACAGGCCTGCCAGTGTTATTATCAGGGATTTTTTAAACAAGTCAAACATTACAAGTGAAGATATTGCATTTAACATAGCGCCGCGTATCAACTCTGCCGGGCGCCTGGAAGATGCTTCTATTGCCCTTGATTTTTATACTGCACCCGATACACATACGGCGTATAAACAGTTTGAACTCTTGGGACAGCTCAATACTCTGCGCAAAGAGACTGAAGCGCAAACAACACAAGAAGCACTCAATGCTGTCAATAAAAACGATAGAATTATTGTTGTGGCAGGTGAAAACTGGCATGAAGGTGTTGTAGGCATAGTAGCCGCCCGTTTGGTTGATAAATTTGGATCTCCTGCTATAGTTTTGAGTATAAAAGATGAAGAAGCCAAAGGGAGTGCCAGAAGTATCGGAGATGTCAATATATATGAACTCATAAAAGAAAATGAACACCTGCTCACTAAGTTTGGCGGGCATAAAATGGCAGCAGGACTGGGTTTACATGTAAAGGATACAGCAGCCTTTAGAGAAGCTCTCAACAGAAGTGCACAAAACATTCCTGATGATGATTTTATACCCAAAGAACAGATAAGTGGTATACTTAACAGTGAAGATATAGATACCGAACTGCTCACTCTGCTTGAACAGTTTGAACCCTATGGTGAGGCAAATCTCCGACCGACATTTCTTATAAAGGATGCAGAAGTTGTGAGCATTAAGCTTATGGGTGCGGACAAATCACATTCGCGCATTGAAGTCAGACAATTCCCGCACCAAAGAGAGACTATAGAGCTTATTGCTTTTCGACGTGTTTATGAGATGCCTGAGAATAAAAAGATTACATGTAGTTACTCCGTAACCAAAAATGAGTTTAACGGCAGGGTCTCTGCCCAGCTTTTAGTGAATAAAATCTTTTAG
- a CDS encoding CTP synthase, with protein sequence MTKFIFVTGGVLSSLGKGITAASIGTLLKHAGKNIGMLKIDPYINVDPGTMSPLEHGEVFVTKDGAETDLDIGNYERFLDKSFLKTSNFTTGQVYSSVIERERAGGYLGQTIQVVPHIVGEIVKRIKAAGEGHDILVVELGGTVGDIEGLPFMEAIRQMKHDDEVAGTFFVHVTLIPYIKAAGEMKSKPTQHSVQELRRIGITPQMIIARSENALPKTFKKKLAMSCDVAPDSVIEALDAASIYDVPMSFLRQNILKPISKELELGEIVPDMQEWDSLVKKIVQPKGKVVIGFVGKYLALKESYKSLTEALIHAGAHLDSRVEICWVDSEEIEERGAETLLNDCDGILVAGGFGSRGIEGKIQAIEYARVNKVPYLGICLGMQLTLVEYARNVLGLEGANSVEFDENTPHPMIYLIDNFLDQSGGMQLRTHQSPMGGTLRLGEYPCDTKEGSLLRQAYNGQKTIYERHRHRYEANPAYRQQLEDAGMIVTGESDGLIETVEIQGHPWFLGVQFHPEFTSRLQTPNPSILAFVNASLNAE encoded by the coding sequence ATGACTAAATTCATTTTTGTTACCGGTGGGGTATTGAGCTCCCTTGGAAAAGGGATTACAGCTGCCAGTATAGGTACTTTACTCAAACATGCCGGTAAGAATATAGGCATGCTGAAAATTGATCCATATATCAATGTCGATCCGGGTACTATGAGTCCGCTGGAACACGGGGAGGTTTTTGTGACCAAAGACGGCGCAGAAACTGATCTTGATATTGGAAACTATGAACGCTTTTTAGATAAATCTTTTTTAAAAACATCTAACTTTACAACAGGGCAGGTTTATTCAAGCGTTATAGAACGCGAACGTGCCGGTGGATATCTCGGACAGACGATTCAGGTCGTTCCTCATATTGTCGGTGAAATTGTCAAGCGTATAAAAGCAGCCGGGGAGGGGCATGACATTCTTGTTGTAGAGCTTGGCGGAACAGTGGGCGACATAGAAGGGCTCCCGTTTATGGAAGCGATTCGCCAAATGAAACACGATGATGAAGTTGCCGGTACTTTTTTTGTCCATGTAACCCTTATTCCCTACATTAAAGCAGCCGGGGAGATGAAATCAAAACCGACACAGCACTCGGTACAGGAACTTCGCCGTATCGGCATCACACCGCAGATGATTATAGCCCGAAGCGAAAATGCTCTGCCAAAAACATTTAAGAAAAAACTTGCTATGAGTTGTGATGTTGCCCCTGACAGTGTGATAGAAGCACTTGACGCGGCAAGTATTTATGATGTGCCTATGTCATTTTTACGACAAAATATCTTAAAACCGATATCCAAAGAGCTTGAACTTGGTGAAATTGTTCCCGATATGCAGGAGTGGGATTCTCTTGTGAAAAAAATCGTACAGCCAAAAGGTAAAGTTGTCATCGGTTTTGTCGGAAAATATTTGGCACTTAAAGAGTCTTACAAGTCACTTACAGAAGCGCTTATACATGCAGGAGCACATCTTGACAGCAGAGTCGAAATCTGCTGGGTAGATTCTGAAGAGATTGAAGAGAGAGGGGCAGAGACACTGCTGAACGACTGTGACGGTATTTTGGTAGCCGGCGGTTTTGGAAGCCGTGGTATCGAAGGAAAAATCCAGGCAATTGAATATGCCCGTGTCAACAAAGTACCCTATCTTGGTATCTGTCTTGGTATGCAGCTTACACTTGTTGAATATGCAAGAAACGTACTCGGCCTTGAAGGGGCAAACTCTGTCGAGTTTGATGAAAACACTCCACACCCTATGATTTATCTTATAGACAACTTTTTAGACCAGAGTGGTGGTATGCAGCTCAGAACACATCAATCACCAATGGGCGGAACACTTCGTCTAGGAGAATACCCGTGTGACACAAAAGAGGGTTCTTTACTCCGCCAAGCCTATAATGGACAAAAAACAATCTATGAAAGACACCGTCACCGCTATGAAGCAAACCCTGCGTACAGACAGCAACTTGAAGATGCCGGCATGATAGTCACAGGTGAGTCTGACGGGTTGATAGAGACAGTAGAGATTCAAGGCCATCCGTGGTTTTTAGGGGTACAGTTTCACCCAGAATTCACATCACGCCTGCAGACACCAAATCCATCTATACTAGCATTTGTCAATGCCAGTTTAAATGCTGAGTAA